The [Bacillus] selenitireducens MLS10 genome includes a region encoding these proteins:
- the dxs gene encoding 1-deoxy-D-xylulose-5-phosphate synthase, which yields MDLLNVKDPAFLKECSDEELESLAQDIRDFLISHLSVTGGHLGPNLGVVELTLVLHQLFDSPKDKFLFDVGHQAYVHKILTGRAGQFEQLRQYEGLCGFPKRSESEHDVWETGHSSTSLSGAMGMALARDLKGENSHVVPIIGDGALTGGMALEALNHIGHEQTDVTVVLNDNEMSIAPNVGALHSMLGRMRTAGKYQRAKEDLEMLIRKIPAFGGRLAATAERVKDSLKYLLVSGMFFEEMGFTYLGPVDGHDLEDLKKNFLYAKKTKGPVLVHVITKKGKGYGPAENDAKGTWHGLGPYKIESGEVVKKPGPPSYSGVFASTLKKIAANDNRVVAITAAMPGGTGLDKFAQDFPERTFDVGIAEQHATTMSAGLATQGMKPVFAVYSTFLQRGYDQLVHDVCRQNLNVVFAIDRAGLVGADGETHQGVFDISYLRHLPNMKIIQPKDENELQHMLYTAVQNDDGPMAVRYPRGTGYGIEMDQELKEIPLGKWEVLKEGTDLTILTFGTMIPVAEAAAEQLQKKGVSARVVNARSIKPLDADMLLKLADEQTPILTIEESALLGGFGSAVLEFFHDQDRHRVHVERMGIPDRYIEHGSVPQLLEEIGLTSDEVAKRALKAIPMKRQRA from the coding sequence TTGGACTTGTTAAATGTGAAGGACCCGGCGTTTTTAAAAGAGTGTTCCGACGAAGAACTTGAAAGTCTGGCCCAGGATATCCGGGATTTTCTTATTTCTCACCTATCGGTAACAGGTGGGCATTTGGGACCCAATCTCGGTGTTGTAGAATTGACGCTTGTGCTTCATCAGCTCTTCGACAGCCCGAAAGACAAATTTTTATTCGACGTTGGCCACCAGGCATATGTTCATAAAATATTGACCGGCAGAGCCGGACAGTTCGAACAGCTCCGTCAATACGAAGGTTTATGCGGATTCCCGAAACGCTCAGAAAGTGAACATGACGTATGGGAGACCGGACACAGCTCAACGTCATTATCCGGTGCCATGGGCATGGCACTAGCAAGGGATTTAAAAGGTGAAAATTCACATGTTGTACCGATTATCGGTGATGGGGCCCTAACCGGAGGTATGGCTTTGGAAGCGCTTAACCACATCGGACATGAACAGACGGATGTCACCGTCGTTTTGAACGACAACGAAATGTCCATAGCACCGAACGTTGGAGCGCTTCATTCAATGCTTGGCAGAATGCGCACAGCAGGAAAGTATCAGCGGGCGAAGGAAGACCTTGAAATGCTGATTCGCAAAATTCCTGCATTTGGCGGTCGTCTTGCTGCAACTGCTGAGCGGGTGAAAGACAGTCTCAAATACCTGCTGGTATCCGGCATGTTTTTTGAAGAAATGGGCTTTACGTATCTCGGTCCTGTCGACGGTCATGATCTTGAAGATCTCAAGAAGAATTTTCTGTATGCCAAAAAGACAAAAGGACCAGTCCTCGTACATGTCATTACGAAAAAAGGCAAAGGATACGGTCCGGCGGAAAACGATGCCAAAGGGACTTGGCATGGCCTGGGGCCTTATAAAATTGAATCCGGCGAGGTCGTGAAGAAACCAGGGCCTCCATCGTACAGCGGTGTTTTTGCCAGCACCCTGAAAAAGATAGCTGCAAACGACAATAGAGTGGTAGCAATTACAGCTGCTATGCCGGGGGGGACTGGTCTTGACAAATTCGCACAGGACTTCCCTGAACGGACGTTTGATGTCGGGATAGCCGAACAGCATGCAACGACGATGTCTGCAGGTCTTGCCACTCAAGGGATGAAGCCTGTATTTGCAGTATATTCAACGTTCTTGCAAAGAGGTTATGATCAGCTGGTTCATGACGTGTGCCGTCAGAATTTGAATGTCGTCTTTGCTATTGACAGGGCAGGGCTCGTAGGGGCAGATGGCGAGACGCACCAGGGTGTTTTTGACATTTCCTATTTGCGTCACCTGCCAAATATGAAAATTATTCAGCCGAAAGATGAGAATGAGTTGCAGCATATGCTTTACACGGCTGTTCAAAATGACGATGGTCCAATGGCTGTCCGCTATCCGAGAGGGACAGGTTACGGTATTGAGATGGATCAGGAATTAAAAGAGATTCCGTTGGGCAAATGGGAAGTGCTTAAAGAAGGCACCGACTTGACCATTTTGACATTCGGCACTATGATTCCTGTTGCTGAGGCTGCCGCTGAGCAACTGCAAAAGAAGGGTGTCTCAGCAAGGGTTGTCAACGCACGTTCAATCAAACCATTGGATGCAGATATGCTTCTTAAATTGGCTGATGAGCAGACCCCGATTCTTACGATTGAAGAATCGGCTCTCTTAGGCGGATTCGGAAGTGCTGTACTGGAATTTTTCCACGATCAGGACCGTCACCGTGTTCACGTTGAGCGAATGGGTATTCCGGATCGTTACATCGAGCATGGCAGCGTACCACAGCTTCTTGAGGAGATTGGATTGACAAGTGACGAAGTGGCTAAGCGTGCATTAAAAGCAATACCTATGAAAAGGCAGCGTGCATAA
- the nusB gene encoding transcription antitermination factor NusB, which produces MKRRVARIKAIQALYQVEMTGVNPEEAIKTVLEENESMDPYLLTLVERVLEEMDELDIKIQDSMDNWQLSRLARVDRAIMRIAMYEMIHSDDVPVSVAINEAIDLARGFSGDEESGKFVNGVLSNAAKKLEVND; this is translated from the coding sequence ATGAAACGCAGAGTAGCAAGAATCAAGGCCATTCAGGCCCTTTATCAAGTGGAAATGACAGGGGTGAATCCTGAAGAAGCGATAAAAACCGTTCTCGAGGAAAACGAGAGCATGGATCCGTATTTATTAACACTCGTTGAGCGCGTATTGGAAGAGATGGATGAACTGGATATCAAGATCCAGGATTCGATGGACAACTGGCAGTTGAGCCGTCTTGCAAGAGTGGACAGGGCCATCATGAGGATCGCGATGTATGAAATGATCCACTCGGATGATGTGCCGGTCAGTGTTGCAATCAATGAGGCGATTGACCTTGCGAGAGGATTTTCAGGAGACGAAGAATCAGGGAAATTTGTCAATGGAGTTCTGTCCAATGCAGCAAAAAAACTCGAAGTCAACGATTGA
- the xseA gene encoding exodeoxyribonuclease VII large subunit has product MNQEFWSVTELTKTIKEKFDTAPDLQNVWLRAEISNFKHHSRGHMYFTLKDAGSRIQSVMFAGSNRYLKFTPENGMSVLIRGQVSVYEPYGQYQLYVKEMQPDGIGNLYLAFEELKEKLDREGLFSQESKKRIPRTPKRIAVVTSPTGAAVRDMITTLNRRYPVASVTLLPVQVQGESAAPTIVKAIRQAEEEGSFDVLIVGRGGGSLEELWAFNEESVARAIFSCTIPVISAVGHETDVTISDFVADLRAATPTAAAELAVPDQQEMIDWLIDRKKRLRHSFNQMVTREQTRLQRLMASYAFRYPKQLIEQKEQDLDRLLDRLHAATDRKIDVHQEAVRYLYGRLYVQHPARRIDQERINLERSKKALVDAMTDQSNSVRQALQLLASKLDLLSPLKLMAKGYSLTYDQNGNLVKEIDQLNEGDGFTVRLQDGELNGEVKAKKRVKRIEEESE; this is encoded by the coding sequence ATGAACCAGGAATTTTGGAGTGTCACAGAGCTGACGAAAACAATTAAAGAGAAGTTTGATACAGCACCTGATCTTCAAAATGTCTGGCTACGTGCAGAAATCTCGAATTTTAAACACCATTCCAGAGGACATATGTATTTTACTCTGAAGGATGCCGGCTCCCGTATTCAATCTGTCATGTTCGCCGGGAGTAACCGGTATTTGAAATTCACCCCTGAGAACGGCATGAGTGTCCTTATTCGAGGTCAGGTCTCTGTATATGAACCATATGGTCAGTACCAGCTCTATGTGAAAGAAATGCAGCCTGATGGTATCGGGAATTTGTATTTGGCCTTTGAAGAGCTAAAAGAAAAGCTCGATCGCGAGGGTCTTTTCAGCCAAGAATCAAAAAAACGGATCCCCCGAACACCTAAACGGATTGCAGTTGTTACCTCACCTACCGGTGCAGCTGTCAGGGATATGATCACGACGCTGAACCGCCGTTACCCGGTTGCCAGTGTGACGCTGTTGCCTGTGCAGGTTCAAGGGGAGTCGGCTGCGCCAACGATCGTGAAAGCGATCCGTCAGGCAGAGGAAGAGGGTTCTTTTGATGTCCTGATTGTCGGGCGAGGCGGTGGTTCTCTTGAAGAACTTTGGGCATTTAATGAAGAGTCCGTTGCCAGAGCGATTTTTTCCTGCACGATACCTGTTATTTCCGCAGTTGGTCATGAAACCGATGTGACGATCAGTGATTTCGTTGCGGACCTGCGAGCTGCGACCCCAACCGCGGCTGCTGAGCTTGCGGTACCGGATCAGCAGGAAATGATCGACTGGCTGATTGACAGAAAGAAACGGCTCAGACATTCGTTTAATCAGATGGTGACACGGGAACAGACGCGCCTTCAGCGACTGATGGCATCTTATGCTTTCAGGTACCCAAAACAATTGATTGAGCAGAAAGAACAGGATCTTGACCGTTTGCTTGACCGTCTGCATGCAGCAACGGATCGGAAGATCGATGTTCATCAGGAAGCCGTCAGATATTTGTATGGCAGACTGTATGTGCAGCACCCTGCCCGTAGAATCGATCAGGAACGGATCAATCTTGAGCGGTCGAAAAAAGCGTTGGTTGATGCGATGACAGATCAATCCAATTCAGTGAGACAAGCACTGCAGCTCTTGGCATCGAAGCTCGATTTACTCAGTCCGTTGAAGTTGATGGCAAAAGGCTACAGCCTCACGTATGATCAAAATGGGAACCTTGTCAAAGAGATCGATCAGCTTAACGAAGGTGACGGTTTCACTGTACGCTTGCAGGACGGCGAACTGAACGGTGAAGTCAAAGCAAAAAAACGTGTCAAACGCATTGAGGAGGAATCAGAATGA
- the folD gene encoding bifunctional methylenetetrahydrofolate dehydrogenase/methenyltetrahydrofolate cyclohydrolase FolD: protein MSAEIISGKELAKSKREEMKKETARLKESGIVPGLAVILVGEDPASQSYVKAKQKACEETGILSEMDHVTTSISEEELLTKIENLNKADHIHGILVQLPLPDHISEKKVIETIDPEKDVDGFHPINIGRMMTGQQAFLPCTPFGIVEMIKSKNIDIQGKHVVVVGRSNIVGKPVGQLLLNEHATVTYCHSRTKNMQEYTRSADILIVAVGREHFIAGDDIKEGAVVIDVGVNRNKEGKLTGDVDFASAEQKASYLTPVPGGVGPMTITMLLHNTILSAKWKHNLNGF from the coding sequence ATGTCAGCGGAAATTATTTCAGGCAAAGAACTTGCGAAGTCGAAGAGAGAAGAAATGAAGAAAGAAACAGCGAGATTAAAGGAATCCGGAATTGTACCCGGATTAGCTGTTATTCTGGTTGGGGAAGACCCGGCAAGTCAGTCCTATGTCAAAGCGAAACAGAAAGCCTGTGAGGAAACGGGCATCCTCTCTGAAATGGACCACGTAACAACATCCATCTCAGAAGAAGAACTGCTTACGAAAATCGAAAATCTGAATAAAGCTGATCATATTCATGGCATACTCGTTCAGTTGCCTCTGCCGGATCACATTTCTGAAAAGAAGGTAATCGAGACAATTGATCCTGAAAAAGATGTTGACGGATTCCATCCGATTAACATTGGACGCATGATGACCGGTCAGCAGGCATTCTTGCCATGTACCCCGTTTGGAATCGTTGAAATGATCAAATCCAAAAACATCGACATTCAGGGAAAACATGTCGTCGTTGTCGGCCGCAGCAATATCGTCGGCAAACCGGTCGGACAACTTTTGCTGAATGAGCATGCGACGGTTACATATTGCCATTCGAGAACAAAGAATATGCAGGAGTATACGCGATCGGCGGATATATTGATCGTTGCTGTAGGCCGTGAACATTTTATCGCCGGAGATGATATCAAGGAAGGTGCTGTTGTCATAGACGTGGGTGTTAATCGGAACAAAGAGGGCAAATTGACCGGGGATGTCGACTTTGCGAGTGCGGAACAAAAAGCGTCTTACCTCACGCCGGTACCTGGAGGTGTTGGTCCAATGACCATCACCATGCTTCTTCATAACACGATTCTATCTGCAAAATGGAAACATAATCTGAACGGATTTTAA
- a CDS encoding polyprenyl synthetase family protein codes for MNSKPEFQQFLTEQINILEARFPLLLNPLKSPDILKESMLYSLNAGGKRIRPVLLLSVLHAAGKPLEAGYRTAAALELIHTYSLIHDDLPAMDDDDLRRGKPTNHKVYGEDIAILAGDGLLTHSFNLISKDEHLSADLKVALIADITDAAGPEGMVGGQVSDMQGEGKELTAEELEAIHHRKTGDLLSVSLMAGGKIAGLNEEDNKYLSLLGKHLGLAFQIKDDLLDIEGTVEEIGKPVGSDAGNDKNTYPSLLGLDGAKKKLDIHLNEARMNLQRIRHFNPVVLDGLITYIGERKG; via the coding sequence GTGAATAGTAAACCTGAATTTCAACAGTTTCTAACCGAACAGATTAATATCCTGGAAGCCCGTTTTCCTTTATTATTAAACCCTTTGAAGTCACCGGATATTTTAAAAGAATCCATGCTTTATTCTCTTAACGCAGGGGGCAAGCGGATCAGACCGGTGCTGCTTCTTTCTGTCCTGCATGCAGCGGGAAAACCTCTCGAAGCAGGTTACCGCACGGCTGCGGCACTCGAACTGATCCATACCTATTCACTGATACATGATGATCTGCCTGCGATGGATGATGATGATCTCCGAAGGGGAAAACCGACAAATCACAAGGTATATGGAGAAGATATAGCCATACTCGCCGGAGATGGACTGTTGACTCACAGTTTTAACCTGATCAGTAAAGATGAGCATTTAAGTGCGGATTTAAAAGTGGCCTTGATTGCTGACATAACTGACGCGGCCGGACCTGAAGGGATGGTTGGCGGACAGGTTTCGGATATGCAGGGCGAAGGGAAAGAGTTAACGGCAGAAGAACTTGAAGCCATTCATCATCGGAAAACCGGAGACCTGCTATCCGTTTCACTGATGGCCGGCGGAAAGATAGCAGGTTTGAATGAAGAAGATAATAAGTATCTCTCGTTGCTCGGTAAGCATCTGGGCCTTGCTTTTCAAATCAAGGATGATCTTCTTGATATTGAAGGGACGGTTGAAGAGATTGGTAAGCCTGTTGGGAGTGATGCCGGGAATGATAAAAATACCTACCCTTCACTTCTTGGGCTTGACGGGGCAAAGAAAAAACTGGACATTCATTTAAATGAAGCCCGAATGAATCTTCAGAGAATTCGTCATTTCAATCCGGTTGTATTGGACGGATTAATCACGTACATCGGAGAACGAAAGGGGTAA
- a CDS encoding Asp23/Gls24 family envelope stress response protein, with product MNENHLIPMSEDKEDLGNVEISPEVIEVIAGIAASEVDGVAALRGNFASGVAERLGRKSSHGKGVKVEMTEEGVSIDLFIATNYGVSIPDVGKKMQENVVQTLKNMTAIDVVKVDIHIVGVQFETKVEPEPSEKK from the coding sequence ATGAATGAAAATCATTTAATCCCAATGTCAGAAGATAAAGAAGATCTCGGTAATGTGGAAATTTCACCGGAAGTGATCGAAGTCATTGCAGGGATCGCTGCTTCCGAAGTTGACGGCGTTGCGGCATTGAGGGGGAATTTTGCATCGGGAGTCGCTGAACGCCTGGGCAGAAAGAGTTCCCACGGTAAGGGTGTGAAAGTGGAGATGACAGAAGAAGGTGTATCCATCGATTTGTTCATTGCTACAAACTATGGCGTCTCCATTCCGGATGTCGGGAAAAAAATGCAGGAGAATGTTGTGCAGACATTAAAAAACATGACAGCGATTGATGTCGTCAAAGTGGATATCCACATAGTGGGCGTTCAGTTTGAAACAAAAGTTGAACCGGAACCTTCCGAAAAAAAGTAA
- a CDS encoding exodeoxyribonuclease VII small subunit, with protein MSEEEKEPTFEESMQKLERIVQKLEQGDVPLEEAITMFQEGVALSNDCHSRLTKVETKMAEILDENGGRSEFNPEEES; from the coding sequence ATGAGTGAGGAAGAAAAGGAGCCGACTTTCGAAGAATCCATGCAAAAACTTGAACGTATTGTACAAAAGCTTGAGCAGGGAGATGTTCCTCTAGAAGAAGCGATTACGATGTTTCAAGAAGGGGTTGCTTTGTCAAATGACTGTCATTCTCGGTTGACGAAAGTGGAAACGAAAATGGCGGAAATACTGGATGAAAACGGCGGACGAAGTGAATTCAATCCTGAAGAGGAGTCATAA